The DNA segment TCTGTTTTTCGCAGGCCGCGGCACCCATCCCGGGGCTTTCAATACCCTGTTGTCAGACCCCGGCGGTGCAGAGGACTCGGCGGTTGCCGGGTTCCCGCCAGCTAGCGTCGACCGCGTCAACGCGAGCGTGTGGGGTGACATCGACAACGACGGGCTTCGCGACGTCTATCTCCTGCGAAACGGTGGGAATCGGCTCTGGCGTCAGGTGAATCGGGGCGAGTGGGAAGACATCACCGAAGCCTCCGGCACCGGGGCAGGGGAATTCGACACGGTGGATGGCGCGATGTTCGACGCCGATCACGACGGCGACCTGGACCTCTTCGTCGTGAACGCGAACGGACCCAACGAATTACTGAACAACAACCGGGACGGCAGCTTCCGGGCAATTGCGGCGGACCAAGGCATCTCGGGCACCGGTGGCGGATCGAGGCAGGTCCTGCCCGTCGACCTCGACCACGACCGGGACGTCGACCTGGTCGTGCTCAACGCGAATTCGCCCCACGAGATCTACCTCAACGACAGGCTCTGGAACTACCATGCGGCGCCGGGGTTCGATCGGTTCCGAGAGACACCCGCGATGGCCCTGATCTCGACCGACCGTGATGCGGATGGCTACGTGGAGCTGTACACCCTGACGCCCGAAGGCACGGTGCTGCAATGGGATCGCGGGGCCGACGATCACTGGTCGCCAAGAACCTTCGGCACGGCCGGGGTGGCGGAACCGGCATGGGGCCAGCTCGCCGCCTTCGATGCCGACGGTGACGGCCGCCCGGACATCCTCGCGGCCACCGCCGGCGGCTGGATCATCCTGGGGGCGGGAGACGCGCGGCGCCGCCACGATGCGGCGCCCGGAGAACCTCTTGCGGGGCTCACTCCCATCCTCACCGACCCGGACCACGGGTACTCGATTATCACCCTCACCGCTTCGGGAAGGATTTCCCTCTGGCGCCCCGGCAGCGGGCGCTATCCGTTTCTGGCGATGCGTTTTAGCGGCAGGGAAGACAAGGCGAACTCGATGCGCTCGAACGCCTCCGGCATCGGGACGACGGTGACGGTGCGAAGTGGCGACCGATGGGCGGTGCTGGATTCCTGGCGGTTGCTTTCAGGCCCGGGCCAGGGCCATCAACCCCTGGCGATCGGACTCGGCGGCGCGACGGCCGCGGACTTCGTCGAGATCGACTGGTCGGACGGCGTCTTTCAGAGTGAGCTCGCCCTGAGCGCCGGTCCCGTTCACACCATCACCGAAACGCAGCGGCAGCTCTCGAGCTGCCCCGTGCTTTTCGCCTGGAACGGTGAGCGATTCGAGTTCGTCAGCGACCTGCTGGGCGTTGGCGGCATCGGCTACGCGGTCGGGCCGGGGGAATACGGTGAACCTCGCCCCTGGGAGAACTACCTCCTGCCGGCCGGCTCGCTCAAACCGGTGGATGGCCGTCTTGCGTTGAAGATCGCCGAGCCCATGGAAGAGGCGGCCTACCTCGACGCGGCTAGACTGGTGGCCATCGACCTACCCCCGGGTTGGCGAATGGTGCTGGACGAACGGTTGCGGACCGGCGGACCGGCTCCCACGGGTGAGCCGGTTTTCTACCGCGAAGAGATGCTCCCGGCGGCGGCGACCAACGACCGCGGTGACGACGTACTCGCAACGATCCGGGATCGGGACGGGATCGCGGCACCCGTCGGAGAGCTGGACGAGCGGTTCATCGGCCGGCTGGCCGAGGAGCACGTCCTGACGCTGGATTTCGCCCGGCCGCTCGAACATCCGGGGACCAAGGCAGTGCTCGTCGCCGACGGCTGGGTCGAATATCCCTACTCCCAGACCAATTTCGCGGCCTGGCAGGCGGGCGCA comes from the Gammaproteobacteria bacterium genome and includes:
- a CDS encoding FG-GAP-like repeat-containing protein, translating into MRLPLLVVLLAALALGACSRDDHSAKDETTQRSPEVSGLDPDLVAANNHGVGLMGQFDYAGAQKVFSDLAARHPELDEVQINLAIATLNRQNDGDEQAALEIVERIGTADPTRLRARYVAGLLRLYLATPESALPHLRAVVEGDPDDAYAAYYLAQTLAQAGDYETAIARYRDALRLDPYLRSAYYGAFQALRHLRRADEARALIDAYQRLAGNPRARLAEFKYTRMGPKADALAFGVTESPPLPRPEGPLFSPPVDIVAPLTQAAGDSRHRGINATDVDGDSRVDLFFAGRGTHPGAFNTLLSDPGGAEDSAVAGFPPASVDRVNASVWGDIDNDGLRDVYLLRNGGNRLWRQVNRGEWEDITEASGTGAGEFDTVDGAMFDADHDGDLDLFVVNANGPNELLNNNRDGSFRAIAADQGISGTGGGSRQVLPVDLDHDRDVDLVVLNANSPHEIYLNDRLWNYHAAPGFDRFRETPAMALISTDRDADGYVELYTLTPEGTVLQWDRGADDHWSPRTFGTAGVAEPAWGQLAAFDADGDGRPDILAATAGGWIILGAGDARRRHDAAPGEPLAGLTPILTDPDHGYSIITLTASGRISLWRPGSGRYPFLAMRFSGREDKANSMRSNASGIGTTVTVRSGDRWAVLDSWRLLSGPGQGHQPLAIGLGGATAADFVEIDWSDGVFQSELALSAGPVHTITETQRQLSSCPVLFAWNGERFEFVSDLLGVGGIGYAVGPGEYGEPRPWENYLLPAGSLKPVDGRLALKIAEPMEEAAYLDAARLVAIDLPPGWRMVLDERLRTGGPAPTGEPVFYREEMLPAAATNDRGDDVLATIRDRDGIAAPVGELDERFIGRLAEEHVLTLDFARPLEHPGTKAVLVADGWVEYPYSQTNFAAWQAGARFDPPTIEARGPGGDWQVVLHEFGYPAGMPRRMSVPLSKLPAGTTSLRIRSNVEVYWDRIAVAFAEPPPGVRRSSLPLLEGRVARTGFARRTTYPQRRPWYDYQDRAPFWDTRYLAGSYTRFGPARALVSEVDDAVAIIGPGEEVHLEFSVPADPVERGWSRYFILEANGWAKDMDLYTRDGDTLGPLPDTGKPAGPRDTLHARYNTRYMEGR